In the Chryseobacterium sp. MYb264 genome, one interval contains:
- the recQ gene encoding DNA helicase RecQ: MSAKKANLSGELKKYFGFSTFKGQQEQIIENLLEGKDIFVLMPTGGGKSLCYQLPALISEGTAIVVSPLIALMKNQVDAVNGLSSEDGVAHVLNSSLNKTQTKQVFDDIKSGRTKLLYVAPESLIKEDYLEFLKEVKISFFAIDEAHCISEWGHDFRPEYRNLKSIIDKIADVPVIALTATATPKVQDDIQKTLGMINALVFKESFNRPNLYYEVQPKVNVDREIVKFINQHKGKSGIVYCLSRRKVEEFAQLLQVNGVNALPYHAGLDQKVRVANQDKFLMEEVDVIVATIAFGMGIDKPDVRFVIHYDFPKSLESYYQETGRAGRDGGEGHCLAFYDPKDIEKLEKFLAQKPVSEREIGLQLLNEVVGYAETSMSRRQYILYYFGENFDPIHGDGAKMCDNSSNPPKLKDATDDLKKALELIRDTGEKFKSKDLISVIVGKENAVTKSYKLEQASYFGFGKNEKDNHWKTILRQATVQNFLQKDIETYGVLKITERGRLVLEGKLEHSFLIAEDREFDLTQSKAESDQIQQQSAGGLDQNLFALLKELRKKVAKKYGIPPYTVFMDPSLEDMTVQYPISVEEIAKIYGVGEGKAKKYGKEFADFISQYVEENNIERTQDMVLKQVANKSSHKVFIIQSTDKKIDLEDIARAKNLSMDELLKEMERIVYQGTKLNIDYYIEDNFDEDIVDGFMEFMNESESDSMKVLLDEFGDELSDEEVRMLRIKFISDVAN; the protein is encoded by the coding sequence ATGAGTGCAAAAAAAGCCAATTTATCAGGCGAATTGAAAAAATATTTCGGGTTTTCTACATTTAAAGGTCAGCAAGAGCAAATCATAGAAAATCTGTTAGAAGGGAAGGATATATTTGTCTTGATGCCGACCGGAGGTGGTAAATCTTTATGCTATCAGCTTCCGGCACTTATTTCCGAAGGCACGGCAATAGTAGTGTCTCCTTTAATTGCCTTAATGAAGAACCAGGTAGACGCAGTCAACGGTCTTTCATCCGAAGACGGGGTAGCCCATGTTTTGAATTCTTCACTAAACAAAACTCAGACCAAACAGGTTTTTGATGATATTAAAAGTGGCAGAACAAAACTGTTATATGTAGCTCCTGAATCACTGATTAAAGAAGATTATTTAGAGTTTTTAAAAGAGGTAAAGATATCCTTCTTTGCTATTGACGAAGCACACTGTATTTCAGAATGGGGACACGATTTCAGACCTGAATACAGGAATTTAAAATCCATTATCGACAAAATTGCAGATGTCCCTGTGATTGCATTAACGGCTACAGCTACGCCTAAGGTTCAGGACGATATTCAGAAGACGCTAGGAATGATCAATGCATTGGTTTTCAAGGAAAGTTTCAACAGACCTAATCTATATTATGAGGTACAGCCAAAAGTAAATGTAGATCGTGAAATTGTGAAATTTATCAATCAACATAAGGGAAAATCGGGAATTGTTTACTGTTTAAGCCGAAGGAAAGTTGAAGAATTTGCCCAGCTTTTACAGGTAAACGGTGTGAATGCATTACCTTACCACGCAGGTCTTGATCAAAAAGTAAGAGTGGCGAATCAGGATAAATTCTTGATGGAAGAGGTGGATGTGATTGTAGCCACGATTGCATTCGGGATGGGAATTGATAAGCCTGATGTCCGTTTTGTGATTCACTATGATTTTCCAAAATCTTTGGAGAGCTATTATCAGGAAACCGGCCGTGCAGGGCGAGATGGTGGTGAAGGTCACTGTTTGGCATTCTATGATCCTAAAGACATTGAAAAATTAGAGAAATTCTTGGCTCAAAAACCTGTTTCCGAGAGAGAAATCGGCTTACAGTTATTGAATGAAGTGGTAGGCTACGCCGAAACTTCAATGAGCAGAAGACAGTATATATTGTATTATTTTGGTGAAAATTTCGATCCAATTCATGGTGACGGCGCCAAAATGTGTGATAATTCATCGAATCCTCCAAAACTGAAGGATGCAACTGATGATTTGAAGAAAGCTTTAGAGCTGATTCGCGATACTGGTGAAAAATTTAAATCAAAAGATCTGATTTCCGTTATTGTTGGAAAAGAAAATGCAGTGACAAAATCGTATAAATTGGAGCAGGCTTCTTATTTCGGTTTTGGAAAAAATGAAAAAGACAATCACTGGAAAACGATTTTAAGACAGGCGACGGTTCAGAATTTTCTTCAAAAAGATATTGAAACGTATGGTGTTTTAAAGATTACTGAAAGAGGAAGGTTGGTTCTTGAAGGCAAGCTTGAACATTCTTTCCTGATTGCAGAAGACAGAGAGTTTGATTTAACACAAAGTAAGGCAGAAAGTGATCAGATCCAGCAGCAGTCTGCAGGTGGATTAGACCAAAATTTATTCGCTTTATTAAAGGAGTTAAGAAAGAAAGTTGCCAAAAAATATGGAATTCCGCCGTACACGGTTTTCATGGATCCGAGTTTGGAAGATATGACGGTTCAATATCCAATTTCTGTTGAAGAAATTGCAAAAATTTATGGTGTTGGAGAAGGAAAAGCTAAAAAATACGGTAAAGAATTTGCAGATTTTATCAGTCAATATGTAGAGGAAAACAATATTGAACGTACTCAGGATATGGTGTTGAAACAGGTGGCGAATAAATCCAGCCATAAAGTTTTTATCATTCAAAGTACGGATAAAAAGATTGATCTTGAAGACATTGCAAGAGCGAAAAATCTTTCGATGGACGAATTGTTGAAGGAGATGGAACGTATTGTTTATCAAGGTACAAAATTAAATATTGATTATTATATCGAAGATAATTTTGATGAAGATATTGTAGACGGTTTCATGGAATTTATGAATGAATCTGAAAGCGACAGTATGAAAGTTTTATTGGATGAATTCGGGGATGAATTGTCTGATGAAGAAGTGAGAATGTTGAGGATAAAATTCATTAGCGACGTCGCGAACTAA
- a CDS encoding KpsF/GutQ family sugar-phosphate isomerase — translation MEKNNIISIAKNTLEIEIAELEKLKNRLDDDFVKAVEAIHSAKGKLIVVGIGKSAHVGNKIVATLNSTGTPSQFLHASEAIHGDLGVIQKQDVVLCISLSGNSPEIVNLLPYLKDYSSSLIGMTGNKSSRLAEYSDIILDTHVDKEACPNKLAPTSSTTLQMALGDALAISLMELNDFKANDFAKFHPGGSLGKNLISKVDDFLSSQKPQVTENDTVKDVIISISSSRHGITVVTENNNIIGVITDGDLRRMLLKGDDIAQVLAKDIMSANPKTIERTALAKEAMKILKDNNIGQLIVTEEGKYYGIIDLHKLLDEGIN, via the coding sequence ATGGAAAAAAACAACATCATTTCAATCGCGAAAAACACTTTAGAAATAGAGATTGCGGAACTTGAAAAACTTAAAAACAGACTTGATGATGATTTTGTAAAAGCTGTGGAAGCCATACATTCGGCAAAAGGAAAACTGATTGTCGTAGGAATCGGAAAATCGGCACATGTGGGAAATAAAATTGTTGCCACGCTGAATTCTACCGGAACTCCTTCTCAGTTTTTGCACGCTTCGGAAGCAATTCACGGTGATTTGGGGGTGATTCAGAAGCAGGATGTTGTTTTATGCATTTCTCTTTCAGGAAATTCACCTGAAATTGTCAACCTTCTTCCTTATTTAAAAGATTATTCTTCATCATTAATAGGAATGACAGGAAATAAATCAAGCAGATTGGCTGAATATTCTGATATTATTCTGGATACTCATGTGGATAAAGAAGCTTGCCCAAACAAACTGGCTCCTACAAGTTCTACGACCTTACAAATGGCGCTTGGTGATGCTTTAGCGATTTCTTTAATGGAACTGAATGATTTTAAAGCTAATGATTTCGCCAAATTTCATCCTGGTGGAAGTTTAGGCAAAAATTTAATCTCAAAAGTTGATGATTTCCTTTCTTCTCAAAAACCTCAGGTCACAGAGAATGATACGGTAAAAGATGTTATTATTTCGATAAGCAGTTCACGACACGGGATTACGGTGGTTACAGAAAACAACAATATTATTGGTGTTATTACTGATGGAGATTTGAGAAGAATGCTACTAAAAGGCGACGATATTGCTCAGGTTTTAGCAAAAGATATTATGTCTGCCAATCCTAAAACAATAGAAAGAACTGCTTTAGCTAAGGAAGCCATGAAAATTTTAAAAGATAACAATATAGGGCAGCTCATTGTTACCGAAGAGGGAAAATACTATGGAATTATAGATCTGCATAAGTTACTGGATGAAGGAATAAATTAA
- a CDS encoding M61 family metallopeptidase, translating to MKKLALSLGVLTAFLVNAQSIKTTIDLVNVKDDKVAVTMEFPKMKSGDVKFHFPKTVPGTYSEDDYGRFVEGIKFYDNKGKELTFTKVDDNTYSLKNAQNLTKVTYLVNDSFDDEMDTSKHKAVFSPSGTDIEEGKVYLINTHGFVGYIDNMQDVPYQLVIQKPNDFYGTTALVDQDKSEATDTFTLANYAKVTDSPLMYTKPDYITFNAGGMDLVLGVYSPTGKYKAADFKDNLEKMVVAQKKFLGDMNTNKKYAIMLYLSGGDGPQIKGFGALEHHESTSVVLPEMMPKDAIDKTLTDVVSHEFFHTVNPLKTHSEEIHYFDYADPKMSQHLWMYEGGTEYFANLFQIQEGLIDKAEFLRRMTEKITNSKNYDDTMPFTVMSKNVLKEPYKDQYRNVYEKGTLLAMCLDIELRKLSNGEMGYRDMIRKLSQRFGENKPFKDDKLIDELVTITGYPQVKDFYNKYIAGNQPTPYEQYLNMVGVEVQKQETPPIFWFVKDPQQTGYNEKNKTFVFDENSPLSPFAKSIGFKITDEVLALDGKSINIQNVQEFIGYTRTIKEGQNVTVTVLRKNGDKLEKINLTGKAILDKMTVETLQFKPNPTPAEQKLQDQWLTGKK from the coding sequence ATGAAGAAATTAGCACTAAGTTTAGGTGTTTTAACTGCTTTTTTGGTTAATGCACAATCTATAAAGACCACGATTGACCTTGTAAATGTAAAGGACGATAAAGTGGCGGTAACGATGGAATTTCCGAAAATGAAATCCGGAGACGTGAAGTTTCATTTTCCGAAAACGGTTCCGGGAACCTATTCCGAGGACGATTACGGAAGATTTGTGGAAGGCATTAAATTTTATGATAATAAAGGCAAAGAGCTGACCTTCACCAAAGTGGATGATAATACGTATTCCTTAAAAAATGCTCAGAATTTAACGAAAGTAACCTACCTCGTGAACGACAGTTTTGACGATGAGATGGATACTTCAAAGCATAAAGCGGTGTTTTCCCCTTCAGGAACAGACATTGAGGAAGGAAAAGTGTACCTGATCAATACCCACGGTTTCGTAGGATATATCGATAATATGCAGGATGTTCCTTATCAGCTGGTGATCCAGAAGCCTAATGATTTTTATGGGACAACGGCTTTGGTAGATCAGGATAAATCTGAAGCTACCGATACTTTTACGCTGGCCAATTATGCAAAAGTTACCGATTCTCCGCTGATGTATACGAAACCGGATTATATCACATTCAACGCTGGTGGAATGGATTTGGTTTTAGGCGTTTATTCTCCGACAGGAAAATATAAAGCGGCAGATTTTAAAGATAATTTAGAAAAAATGGTGGTTGCTCAAAAGAAATTTCTGGGTGATATGAATACCAATAAAAAGTATGCAATCATGCTTTATCTTTCGGGTGGTGACGGGCCTCAAATTAAAGGTTTCGGAGCATTGGAACATCATGAATCGACAAGTGTTGTTCTCCCTGAAATGATGCCTAAAGATGCTATTGATAAAACGCTTACCGATGTGGTTTCTCATGAATTTTTCCATACGGTGAATCCTTTGAAAACACATTCTGAAGAGATTCATTATTTCGATTATGCAGATCCTAAAATGTCTCAACATCTTTGGATGTATGAGGGCGGAACGGAATATTTTGCGAATTTATTCCAGATTCAGGAAGGATTGATTGATAAAGCAGAGTTTTTGAGAAGAATGACTGAAAAAATCACGAATTCTAAGAACTATGATGACACCATGCCTTTCACAGTAATGAGTAAGAATGTACTGAAAGAGCCTTACAAGGATCAGTACAGAAATGTGTATGAAAAAGGAACTTTACTGGCCATGTGCCTTGACATTGAATTAAGGAAATTGTCCAACGGTGAAATGGGTTATCGTGATATGATCCGTAAACTGTCTCAGCGATTTGGTGAAAACAAACCATTCAAAGATGATAAACTGATTGACGAATTGGTAACCATCACAGGCTATCCTCAAGTAAAAGATTTTTACAACAAATATATCGCTGGAAACCAGCCGACACCTTACGAGCAATACCTGAACATGGTAGGTGTGGAAGTACAGAAACAGGAAACGCCTCCAATTTTCTGGTTTGTGAAAGATCCTCAGCAAACGGGTTATAACGAGAAAAATAAAACGTTTGTGTTTGATGAAAACTCCCCGTTATCACCTTTTGCAAAAAGCATTGGTTTTAAAATTACCGATGAAGTGCTTGCTTTGGACGGAAAATCGATCAACATTCAAAATGTACAGGAATTTATCGGTTATACGAGAACCATTAAAGAAGGACAAAATGTAACTGTAACGGTTTTAAGAAAGAATGGAGATAAGCTGGAAAAAATTAATCTTACAGGAAAAGCGATTTTAGATAAAATGACCGTGGAAACGCTTCAGTTTAAACCCAATCCGACACCGGCAGAACAAAAGCTGCAGGATCAGTGGCTGACAGGAAAAAAATAA
- the dacB gene encoding D-alanyl-D-alanine carboxypeptidase/D-alanyl-D-alanine endopeptidase, whose product MKKTLAVFILSTQVIFAQNIAQKLEKATKDLMESSGAIASNLSFYVSDENGNFIYDYQGNKGLSTASTQKIFTAGAALETLGKNYTYKTTSGYSGTISGSTLNGNLFISSNGDPTLGSWRYDNYKPENFKKKLMEAVKTLGIAKISGDLIIDDSYFDAQTIPGGWPWDDLGNYYGAGVWGVNWRENQFDININGTDFKSFSYPLEGVQWINELKTGGSSDQSLIFTAPHSDVALINGTLPGGKTVTVSGATPNPPLQLGIEVRKWLKDSGIDVSGKVITNSQLQIEGKQTLDFPKNHTILTYESPTLDKIVYWFLRKSINLYGETLIKTLGKEKKGNSNFKSGVAYIKEFWKSKGVNGSMINFADGSGLSPQNYVAAKAEVQALLYAKKQPWFEAYYDGFPTQENGMKMKSGTMRDTKSFAGYHTSKDGKNYVFSIIINNYQGIGSHELQKILNVLK is encoded by the coding sequence ATGAAAAAAACATTAGCCGTTTTCATCCTTTCCACACAGGTGATTTTTGCTCAGAATATAGCTCAGAAACTGGAAAAAGCCACCAAAGATCTTATGGAATCTTCGGGGGCAATCGCTTCCAATTTATCATTTTATGTTTCTGATGAAAATGGGAATTTTATTTACGATTATCAGGGAAATAAAGGACTTTCCACGGCTTCTACGCAAAAAATATTTACAGCGGGTGCCGCTTTGGAAACTTTAGGTAAAAATTATACCTATAAAACAACATCAGGATATTCAGGAACGATTTCAGGATCAACACTTAACGGAAATTTATTTATTTCGTCAAACGGCGATCCCACTTTGGGAAGCTGGAGGTACGATAATTACAAGCCCGAAAACTTTAAAAAGAAGTTGATGGAAGCTGTAAAAACTTTAGGAATCGCAAAAATATCGGGTGATCTGATTATTGATGATTCTTATTTTGATGCTCAAACCATTCCCGGAGGCTGGCCTTGGGATGATTTAGGAAATTATTACGGCGCAGGCGTTTGGGGCGTTAACTGGCGCGAAAATCAGTTTGATATCAACATCAACGGAACAGATTTTAAAAGTTTTTCCTATCCTTTGGAAGGCGTACAATGGATTAATGAGCTAAAAACCGGGGGATCTTCGGATCAGAGTTTGATTTTTACCGCTCCACATTCCGATGTGGCACTCATCAACGGAACCTTGCCTGGCGGAAAAACGGTGACGGTTTCCGGTGCGACTCCCAATCCTCCTTTACAATTGGGAATAGAAGTGAGGAAATGGCTGAAAGATTCAGGCATTGATGTTTCGGGGAAAGTCATTACCAATTCGCAACTTCAGATCGAAGGAAAACAAACGCTGGATTTCCCTAAAAACCACACAATTCTTACCTACGAATCTCCGACTTTGGATAAAATCGTCTATTGGTTTTTAAGAAAAAGCATCAATTTATACGGGGAAACTTTAATTAAAACACTGGGCAAGGAAAAGAAAGGAAATTCTAATTTTAAAAGTGGAGTGGCCTATATTAAAGAGTTCTGGAAATCAAAAGGGGTTAACGGAAGTATGATCAATTTTGCCGACGGAAGCGGACTTTCACCACAAAATTATGTGGCGGCAAAAGCTGAAGTTCAGGCGTTATTGTATGCTAAAAAGCAACCTTGGTTTGAAGCGTATTACGATGGTTTTCCGACGCAGGAAAACGGAATGAAAATGAAAAGCGGAACGATGAGAGACACCAAATCTTTTGCGGGCTATCACACTTCAAAAGACGGTAAAAATTATGTTTTTTCAATTATCATCAATAATTATCAGGGAATCGGAAGCCATGAGCTGCAGAAAATTCTGAATGTTTTAAAATAA
- the pepE gene encoding dipeptidase PepE, whose protein sequence is MNIILASTSTLFGGDYLEYLREELIQLYKGVEEIIFIPFARPGGISHDDYTAKAKSFFETINIKVKGLHEFEDKIEAVNNSKGFFTGGGNTFLLVKTLHEEGLMSVLKKNVESGKPYLGCSAGSNIGGQNMKTTNDMPIVYPPSFDCMGLVPFNLNPHYLDPNPELKHNGETRETRIKEFLTQNETKVVGLREGNWIRRIGDNITVEGSELTRIFEKDKEPYEIEAGSKL, encoded by the coding sequence ATGAACATTATATTGGCTTCTACTTCCACACTTTTCGGGGGGGACTATTTAGAATATCTGAGAGAGGAATTAATTCAGCTTTATAAAGGAGTTGAAGAGATTATTTTCATTCCATTCGCAAGACCGGGCGGAATTTCTCATGATGATTATACGGCAAAGGCAAAATCTTTTTTCGAAACCATCAATATTAAAGTGAAAGGTCTTCACGAATTTGAAGATAAAATTGAAGCCGTAAATAATTCCAAAGGTTTTTTTACAGGAGGCGGTAATACTTTTCTGTTGGTTAAAACGTTACACGAAGAAGGTTTGATGTCTGTTTTGAAAAAAAATGTAGAAAGTGGAAAACCATATTTAGGATGTAGCGCAGGAAGCAATATCGGTGGACAGAATATGAAAACTACGAACGATATGCCCATCGTTTATCCGCCAAGTTTTGATTGTATGGGATTGGTTCCTTTTAATTTGAATCCTCATTATCTTGATCCAAATCCTGAATTGAAACATAATGGAGAAACGAGAGAAACGCGAATTAAAGAATTTTTAACGCAGAATGAAACAAAAGTTGTCGGACTTCGTGAAGGTAACTGGATCAGAAGAATTGGCGATAATATTACCGTTGAAGGAAGCGAGTTAACGAGAATTTTTGAAAAAGATAAAGAACCTTACGAGATCGAGGCGGGTTCAAAACTCTAA
- the tatC gene encoding twin-arginine translocase subunit TatC produces MSEGKDMSFLGHIGELRGHLIRSILAIVVAAFIVGFNINWIMDHIFFGPTRNDFPTFELVNHFSKMVLGEESIHLPKDFPVRASKLYQQFNVMMAVSIFGGMVAAFPYIVWELWRFISPALHPKERKNSIFIINAVWMLFMIGVLCGYFLILPFAVNFGVIFKISDIIVPLYDLSDYTTLFLQVVLGMGVIFLFPVLIYFLTSIGILTPMFMRTYRRHAIVLIMVVAAIITPADVLSMLMAAFPLLLLYEFSILMCGYTYKKVQKANGNLPAVQK; encoded by the coding sequence GTGAGTGAAGGTAAAGACATGTCCTTTCTTGGACATATTGGAGAACTAAGAGGTCACCTCATCCGCTCGATTCTTGCGATTGTAGTCGCTGCATTCATTGTCGGCTTTAATATCAACTGGATTATGGACCATATCTTTTTTGGTCCTACGAGAAATGATTTTCCGACTTTTGAATTGGTCAACCACTTTTCAAAAATGGTATTGGGCGAAGAAAGTATTCACCTTCCGAAAGATTTTCCGGTGCGTGCAAGTAAATTGTACCAACAATTTAATGTGATGATGGCCGTTTCGATCTTTGGCGGAATGGTTGCCGCATTTCCTTATATCGTTTGGGAACTTTGGAGATTTATCAGCCCGGCATTGCATCCGAAAGAAAGAAAAAATTCAATCTTTATCATCAATGCAGTCTGGATGTTGTTTATGATCGGAGTTTTATGCGGATATTTTTTAATTCTACCTTTCGCAGTTAATTTCGGAGTGATCTTTAAAATTTCAGATATTATCGTTCCGTTATATGATCTGAGCGATTATACGACATTATTTTTACAGGTTGTTTTAGGAATGGGAGTAATTTTCCTTTTCCCTGTACTCATCTATTTCCTTACGAGCATCGGAATTTTAACACCAATGTTCATGAGAACGTACCGTCGCCACGCGATTGTTTTAATTATGGTAGTTGCCGCAATTATTACTCCGGCAGACGTTTTAAGTATGTTGATGGCCGCATTTCCATTATTATTACTTTATGAATTCAGTATTCTAATGTGTGGTTACACTTACAAGAAAGTGCAGAAAGCCAACGGAAATTTACCTGCCGTTCAGAAGTAA
- a CDS encoding M1 family metallopeptidase: protein MKKLSYTLLFASGLAFGQFFETDKTFTKQDTLKGSNTEFRNFWDVKKYDLSVEPDFAKKSIKGNNKISFEIVKDVTNPTFQIDLQQPMKADKVEGNFPIAEYKQEGDFIWVKTKKSFKKGEKYTLDITYSGNPTIAKNAPWDGGWVFTEDEKGNPWMSVADEGIGASIWLPTKDIWSDEPDNGIIMKIITPKDLVGVGNGKLIDKKTNGDKITYTWEVKNPINAYSIIPNIGKYVNFKDTFNGEKGKLDLDYWVIDYNLDKAKKQFQQVKPMLSAFEYWFGPYPFYEDSYKLVDSPYLGMEHQSNVAYGNGYQNGYRGRDLSGTGVGLNWDFIIIHESGHEWFANNITAKDQADMWIHESFTNYSEVLFTEKYMDKKSADTYALGIRNIIRNDVPIIGKYGVRNEGSGDMYPKGASMLHTIRQVINNDEKFRQILRGINKDFYHQTVTTEQIENYISKKSGIDFSTVFNQYLRTIQVPALEYTQNGDSLKFRYTNVVKNFRLPIRINGNQTINPTEEWQTVKLKTATPVVLDPAYYIDYQKI from the coding sequence ATGAAAAAGCTGTCGTATACCCTTTTATTTGCTTCAGGATTGGCTTTCGGGCAATTCTTCGAAACAGATAAAACGTTCACCAAACAAGACACATTAAAAGGTTCCAATACAGAATTCCGAAACTTTTGGGATGTAAAAAAATATGATCTTTCTGTAGAGCCCGATTTTGCAAAAAAAAGTATTAAAGGAAATAACAAGATCAGTTTTGAGATCGTAAAAGATGTCACAAATCCCACTTTTCAGATTGATCTTCAACAGCCAATGAAAGCTGATAAAGTAGAAGGAAATTTCCCTATTGCGGAATACAAGCAAGAGGGTGATTTCATTTGGGTCAAAACTAAAAAGAGCTTCAAAAAAGGCGAAAAATATACCCTAGACATTACCTATTCCGGAAATCCTACGATTGCTAAAAATGCGCCTTGGGACGGTGGTTGGGTTTTTACTGAAGACGAAAAAGGAAATCCGTGGATGAGCGTTGCCGATGAAGGCATCGGAGCTTCAATCTGGCTTCCGACCAAAGATATCTGGAGTGATGAACCCGACAACGGAATCATCATGAAAATTATTACGCCAAAAGACCTTGTAGGGGTCGGAAACGGAAAACTGATCGATAAAAAAACAAATGGCGACAAAATAACCTACACTTGGGAAGTTAAAAACCCGATCAATGCCTACTCTATTATCCCGAATATTGGTAAATATGTGAATTTTAAAGATACCTTTAACGGAGAAAAAGGAAAACTGGATCTTGATTATTGGGTAATTGATTATAATTTAGATAAGGCAAAAAAACAATTTCAGCAGGTAAAACCCATGCTTTCCGCCTTTGAATACTGGTTCGGACCATATCCTTTTTATGAAGATTCTTACAAATTGGTAGATTCTCCCTATTTAGGAATGGAACATCAAAGTAATGTGGCTTACGGAAACGGATATCAGAACGGATACCGAGGAAGAGATCTTTCAGGAACAGGCGTTGGGCTCAACTGGGATTTTATTATCATTCACGAAAGCGGTCATGAATGGTTTGCGAACAATATCACAGCAAAAGATCAGGCGGATATGTGGATTCATGAAAGTTTTACCAACTATTCTGAGGTCTTGTTTACCGAAAAATATATGGATAAGAAATCTGCCGATACCTATGCCTTAGGAATCAGAAATATTATCAGAAATGATGTGCCGATTATCGGTAAATATGGTGTAAGAAATGAAGGCAGCGGCGATATGTATCCAAAGGGAGCCAGTATGCTTCACACGATTCGCCAGGTGATTAATAATGATGAAAAATTCCGACAGATTTTAAGAGGAATCAATAAAGATTTTTATCACCAGACGGTAACCACGGAACAGATTGAAAATTATATCTCGAAAAAATCCGGAATTGATTTTTCAACAGTGTTTAATCAATACCTGAGAACCATACAGGTTCCGGCACTGGAATACACGCAAAATGGTGATTCATTGAAATTCAGATATACGAATGTGGTGAAAAACTTCAGATTACCGATCAGAATAAACGGCAATCAAACCATTAACCCAACCGAGGAATGGCAAACCGTAAAGCTGAAAACAGCCACTCCGGTGGTATTGGATCCGGCTTATTACATCGATTATCAAAAGATTTAA
- a CDS encoding sensor histidine kinase — MRRTILARLNNWIIFVVMTAVVTTIVIASTSLINYLRKEEIKRINLLSKAIRIQQEVKSPDTDVLDLLPEILNINNNIPFIVTDKDKKPILDLGFYRNIPENTIKDPVKLSKLVESMEKNYDPIEIKVPDGNNQFVYYDNSHLLNNLRYSPYILGLFILLYFGFSFWFFKTIKKTDEGYLWAGLAKETAHQIGTPLSSMIGWMEIMKLETPDSEGVYEIEKDIERLRTISERFSKIGSIPELNDTNFNESIQENYDYLKRRISRKINFGLHLPPEEISVPHNKILMSWVIENLVKNAVDAMKGEGSIAMSVFEKNKNIVVEIQDTGSGMTKQQARNAFKPGYSTKKRGWGLGLSLAKRVVQEYHNGDIRISQTEVGKGTTFRITIKKA; from the coding sequence TTGAGAAGAACCATACTTGCAAGACTGAACAATTGGATTATTTTTGTCGTGATGACCGCGGTTGTTACTACGATTGTCATTGCCTCCACTTCATTGATCAATTATCTTAGAAAAGAAGAAATTAAAAGAATTAATTTGCTTTCTAAAGCCATCAGGATTCAGCAGGAAGTAAAGTCTCCCGATACAGATGTTCTGGATCTATTGCCTGAAATTCTGAATATTAATAACAATATTCCCTTCATTGTTACAGATAAAGATAAAAAGCCAATTCTGGATCTTGGATTTTACAGAAATATTCCTGAAAATACCATTAAAGATCCTGTAAAACTGAGCAAATTGGTGGAATCTATGGAGAAAAACTATGATCCTATAGAAATCAAGGTTCCTGATGGAAATAACCAGTTTGTGTATTATGATAACTCACATTTACTTAATAATTTACGGTATTCACCCTATATTTTAGGACTTTTTATTCTTCTGTACTTCGGATTTTCTTTCTGGTTTTTCAAAACCATCAAAAAAACGGATGAAGGTTATCTTTGGGCCGGTCTGGCAAAGGAAACTGCGCATCAGATCGGTACGCCTTTATCTTCCATGATCGGTTGGATGGAGATTATGAAACTGGAAACTCCCGATTCCGAAGGGGTTTATGAAATAGAAAAAGATATTGAAAGACTGAGAACGATTTCCGAACGATTTTCAAAAATAGGTTCTATTCCGGAATTGAATGATACTAATTTCAATGAAAGTATTCAGGAAAACTATGATTATTTGAAAAGAAGAATTTCACGAAAAATAAACTTCGGATTGCATTTGCCACCGGAAGAAATTTCAGTTCCTCACAATAAGATTCTGATGAGCTGGGTCATTGAGAACCTTGTGAAAAATGCGGTAGATGCGATGAAAGGCGAAGGTTCTATTGCAATGTCTGTCTTTGAAAAAAATAAAAATATCGTTGTGGAAATTCAGGATACGGGAAGCGGGATGACAAAACAGCAAGCCAGAAATGCTTTCAAACCGGGGTATTCCACGAAAAAAAGAGGTTGGGGATTAGGACTTTCACTAGCTAAAAGAGTGGTTCAGGAATATCATAATGGTGATATCCGAATTTCTCAGACGGAAGTTGGGAAAGGAACAACTTTTAGAATTACGATTAAAAAAGCCTGA